A single Atribacterota bacterium DNA region contains:
- a CDS encoding zf-HC2 domain-containing protein has product MDCQEIVEKMYFYLDHEILTEEERTEFEKHLQMCRNCCQKYEFEQALWRLIRQNGLGEPIPETLIQRIESVIAQF; this is encoded by the coding sequence ATGGACTGTCAGGAAATCGTAGAAAAAATGTACTTCTATCTGGACCATGAAATCCTCACCGAGGAAGAACGAACGGAATTCGAAAAACACCTCCAAATGTGCCGGAATTGTTGTCAAAAGTATGAGTTTGAACAAGCACTGTGGCGCCTTATCCGCCAGAATGGCTTAGGAGAACCCATCCCGGAGACCTTAATCCAGCGTATTGAAAGCGTCATCGCCCAATTCTGA
- a CDS encoding DNA polymerase ligase N-terminal domain-containing protein: protein MEERIFVVQEHWASHHHFDFRLEKDGVLKSWAVPRVLPVHDGEKRLAVAVEDHELSYAQFEGEITEGYGRGVVRIWDHGFYRATKWEEDEILFELHGEKLQGKYALIRIKQGKFASLGNNWLLIKRKEEV from the coding sequence ATGGAGGAGAGAATATTCGTGGTTCAGGAACACTGGGCTTCGCACCATCACTTTGATTTCCGTCTGGAGAAGGATGGGGTGCTCAAGAGCTGGGCGGTTCCACGGGTACTTCCGGTTCACGACGGAGAAAAGCGACTGGCTGTCGCCGTTGAGGACCACGAGCTTTCTTATGCCCAGTTTGAAGGAGAAATTACCGAAGGATATGGTCGGGGGGTGGTACGCATCTGGGACCATGGTTTTTACCGGGCAACGAAATGGGAGGAGGATGAAATCCTCTTCGAGCTGCACGGCGAAAAATTGCAGGGGAAATATGCTCTGATCCGAATCAAACAGGGAAAATTTGCTTCTTTGGGAAACAACTGGCTTCTTATTAAAAGAAAGGAGGAAGTATGA
- a CDS encoding sigma-70 family RNA polymerase sigma factor: MPTKEERKEIFQNLLKPELGALFRTALRMTRNREDAEDLTQETIAKAFAAFDRFEAGTNFRAWIFKILTNTFINNYYRVREKQKLPSLDEMEEDTAFQPAFEGATPEEALLSTLTREDIVKAIESIPLEFRTVVILTLVEGFSYRETAEILDIPIGTVMSRLHRGRKLLQRALWEYSNKKQRERENGKEWTVRKS, encoded by the coding sequence ATGCCCACCAAAGAAGAGAGGAAAGAAATTTTTCAAAATCTCTTGAAACCAGAATTAGGAGCCCTGTTCCGCACCGCGCTCCGCATGACCCGTAACCGCGAGGACGCCGAAGACCTGACCCAGGAAACCATTGCCAAGGCTTTTGCCGCTTTTGACCGGTTTGAAGCAGGAACCAATTTCCGGGCCTGGATTTTCAAAATCCTCACCAACACGTTTATTAACAACTATTACCGGGTCCGGGAAAAGCAAAAACTTCCTTCTCTGGACGAAATGGAAGAAGATACGGCCTTCCAGCCCGCTTTTGAGGGGGCCACTCCGGAAGAAGCACTCCTCAGCACCCTTACCCGGGAGGATATTGTGAAAGCCATCGAAAGCATTCCTCTGGAATTCAGAACTGTGGTGATTCTGACTCTGGTGGAAGGATTCTCATATAGGGAAACGGCGGAAATCCTGGACATCCCCATCGGGACAGTCATGTCGCGCCTCCATCGTGGTCGGAAACTCCTCCAGAGAGCCCTCTGGGAATACTCCAACAAGAAACAGAGAGAAAGGGAGAATGGGAAAGAATGGACTGTCAGGAAATCGTAG
- a CDS encoding ferritin family protein — translation MMRLEEILTQALQMEEDGRNFYLQGLETVTSPLSKEVLKRLADEELIHIEKIQEGYNKIKNQETFTFEGWGGVRKSSREYFENVFTEAKKHMNELLTPQTGEMETIKMAMDLESKSHQFYVQKMKVVSERDVINFLDFLASEEYRHYNLLFNTHEYLSNPSEWYYREEKPIFEGG, via the coding sequence ATGATGCGCTTAGAAGAAATCCTCACCCAGGCATTGCAAATGGAAGAGGACGGTCGCAATTTTTACCTCCAAGGCTTGGAAACGGTGACAAGCCCCTTGAGCAAAGAAGTGCTGAAACGTCTGGCAGATGAGGAATTGATTCACATTGAAAAAATTCAGGAAGGGTACAATAAAATCAAAAATCAGGAAACCTTTACCTTTGAGGGATGGGGTGGAGTGCGGAAATCGTCCCGGGAGTACTTTGAGAACGTATTCACCGAGGCCAAGAAACATATGAACGAACTCCTGACCCCCCAAACTGGAGAAATGGAAACCATCAAGATGGCCATGGATCTTGAGTCGAAATCGCATCAATTTTATGTCCAAAAAATGAAGGTGGTTTCGGAACGGGACGTAATCAACTTTCTGGATTTTCTGGCTTCGGAGGAATACCGCCACTACAACCTTCTCTTCAATACTCACGAGTACCTTTCGAACCCTTCGGAATGGTACTATAGGGAGGAGAAACCCATTTTTGAGGGGGGTTGA